One window of Equus caballus isolate H_3958 breed thoroughbred chromosome 3, TB-T2T, whole genome shotgun sequence genomic DNA carries:
- the CPNE7 gene encoding copine-7 isoform X4 — MSAGSERGAAAAPGVVPAPCASKVELRLSCRHLLDRDPLTKSDPRVVLLLQAQGQWVQVDRTEVVRSSLHPVFSKVFTLDYYFEEVQRLRFEVYDTHGPSSLSCQDDDFLGGMECTLGQIVAQKKMTRALLLKFGRHAGKSTITVIAEDISRNNGYVELSFRARKLDDKDLFSKSDPFLELYRINDDQSEQLVYRTEVVKNNLSPVWEPFKVSLSSLCSCEEARTLKCLVWDYDSRGKHDFIGEFSTTFEEMQKAFREDQAQWDCVNAKYKQKKRNYKNSGVVILADLKFHRVYSFLDYIMGGCQIHFTVAIDFTASNGDPRNSRSLHYINPFQPNEYLQALVAVGEICQDYDSDKRFSALGFGARIPPKYEKGRQARCPWQEKEGPVLSLRVTNAVQLAHAGKRGGRCPTTLPSILTPRTMSVKESRVWWRPTRTACPGSSSTAPPMWRPSSPRWPAWQQPRSTPGRPP; from the exons ATGAGCGCGGGCTCGGagcgcggggcggcggcggcccccggggtgGTGCCCGCGCCCTGCGCCTCGAAGGTGGAGCTGCGGCTGAGCTGCCGGCACCTGCTGGACCGCGACCCGCTCACCAAGTCCGACCCCCGCGTGGTGCTGCTGCTGCAGGCGCAGGGCCAGTGGGTGCAG GTGGACAGAACCGAGGTGGTCCGGAGCAGCCTGCACCCTGTGTTCTCCAAGGTCTTCACGCTCGACTACTATTTTGAGGAGGTGCAGAGGCTGCGCTTCGAGGTCTACGACACCCACGGGCCCAGCAGCCTCAGCTGTCAGGATGACGACTTCCTGGGGGGCATGGAGTGTACCTTGGGGCAG ATTGTGGCCCAGAAGAAGATGACCCGGGCACTGTTGCTGAAGTTTGGCAGGCACGCCGGCAAGTCCACCATCACG GTGATCGCCGAGGACATCTCCAGGAACAACGGCTACGTGGAACTCTCCTTCCGGGCCAGGAAGCTGGACGACAAG GATCTCTTCAGCAAGTCTGACCCCTTCCTGGAGCTGTACCGGATCAACGACGACCAGAGCGAGCAGCTCGTGTACAGGACGGAG GTGGTGAAGAACAACCTCAGCCCAGTGTGGGAGCCCTTCAAGGTGTCGCTGAGCTCCCTGTGCAGCTGCGAGGAGGCGCGGACCCTGAAG TGCCTCGTCTGGGATTATGACTCCCGCGGGAAGCACGACTTCATTGGAGAATTCTCCACCACCTTTGAGGAGATGCAGAAGGCCTTCAGGGAGGACCAG GCCCAGTGGGACTGCGTGAACGCCAAGTACAAGCAGAAGAAGCGAAATTACAAGAACTCAGGTGTGGTCATCCTGGCAGACCTGAAG TTCCACAGGGTCTATTCTTTCCTGGACTATATCATGGGCGGCTGCCAGATCCACTTCACC GTGGCCATCGACTTCACGGCCTCCAATGGCGACCCCCGGAACAGCCGCTCCCTGCACTACATCAACCCCTTCCAGCCCAACGAGTACCTGCAGGCGCTGGTGGCCGTGGGCGAGATCTGCCAGGACTATGACAG CGACAAGAGGTTTTCTGCTTTGGGGTTTGGAGCCCGGATCCCTCCCAAGTATGAG AAGGGAAGGCAAGCTCGGTGTCCctggcaggagaaggaaggacCAGTCCTGAGTCTTCGGGTTACAAATGCAGTTCAGCTGGCTCACGCAGGAAAGCGTGGTGGGAG GTGTCCCACAACTTTGCCATCAATTTTGACCCCGAGGACGATGAGTGTGAAG GAATCCAGGGTGTGGTGGAGGCCTACCAGAACTGCCTGCCCCGGGTCCAGCTCTACGGCCCCACCAATGTGGCGCCCGTCATCTCCAAGGTGGCCTGCATGGCAGCAGCCGAGGAGCACACCGGGGAGGCCTCCGTAG
- the CPNE7 gene encoding copine-7 isoform X1, protein MSAGSERGAAAAPGVVPAPCASKVELRLSCRHLLDRDPLTKSDPRVVLLLQAQGQWVQVDRTEVVRSSLHPVFSKVFTLDYYFEEVQRLRFEVYDTHGPSSLSCQDDDFLGGMECTLGQIVAQKKMTRALLLKFGRHAGKSTITVIAEDISRNNGYVELSFRARKLDDKDLFSKSDPFLELYRINDDQSEQLVYRTEVVKNNLSPVWEPFKVSLSSLCSCEEARTLKCLVWDYDSRGKHDFIGEFSTTFEEMQKAFREDQAQWDCVNAKYKQKKRNYKNSGVVILADLKFHRVYSFLDYIMGGCQIHFTVAIDFTASNGDPRNSRSLHYINPFQPNEYLQALVAVGEICQDYDSDKRFSALGFGARIPPKYEVSHNFAINFDPEDDECEGIQGVVEAYQNCLPRVQLYGPTNVAPVISKVACMAAAEEHTGEASQYYILLILTDGVVTDMADTREAIVRASHLPMSIIIVGVGNADFTDMHVLDGDDGVLRSPRGEPALRDIVQFVPFRELKNASPAALAKCVLAEVPKQVVEFYSHKELPPRGLGTHARAAGPGSAP, encoded by the exons ATGAGCGCGGGCTCGGagcgcggggcggcggcggcccccggggtgGTGCCCGCGCCCTGCGCCTCGAAGGTGGAGCTGCGGCTGAGCTGCCGGCACCTGCTGGACCGCGACCCGCTCACCAAGTCCGACCCCCGCGTGGTGCTGCTGCTGCAGGCGCAGGGCCAGTGGGTGCAG GTGGACAGAACCGAGGTGGTCCGGAGCAGCCTGCACCCTGTGTTCTCCAAGGTCTTCACGCTCGACTACTATTTTGAGGAGGTGCAGAGGCTGCGCTTCGAGGTCTACGACACCCACGGGCCCAGCAGCCTCAGCTGTCAGGATGACGACTTCCTGGGGGGCATGGAGTGTACCTTGGGGCAG ATTGTGGCCCAGAAGAAGATGACCCGGGCACTGTTGCTGAAGTTTGGCAGGCACGCCGGCAAGTCCACCATCACG GTGATCGCCGAGGACATCTCCAGGAACAACGGCTACGTGGAACTCTCCTTCCGGGCCAGGAAGCTGGACGACAAG GATCTCTTCAGCAAGTCTGACCCCTTCCTGGAGCTGTACCGGATCAACGACGACCAGAGCGAGCAGCTCGTGTACAGGACGGAG GTGGTGAAGAACAACCTCAGCCCAGTGTGGGAGCCCTTCAAGGTGTCGCTGAGCTCCCTGTGCAGCTGCGAGGAGGCGCGGACCCTGAAG TGCCTCGTCTGGGATTATGACTCCCGCGGGAAGCACGACTTCATTGGAGAATTCTCCACCACCTTTGAGGAGATGCAGAAGGCCTTCAGGGAGGACCAG GCCCAGTGGGACTGCGTGAACGCCAAGTACAAGCAGAAGAAGCGAAATTACAAGAACTCAGGTGTGGTCATCCTGGCAGACCTGAAG TTCCACAGGGTCTATTCTTTCCTGGACTATATCATGGGCGGCTGCCAGATCCACTTCACC GTGGCCATCGACTTCACGGCCTCCAATGGCGACCCCCGGAACAGCCGCTCCCTGCACTACATCAACCCCTTCCAGCCCAACGAGTACCTGCAGGCGCTGGTGGCCGTGGGCGAGATCTGCCAGGACTATGACAG CGACAAGAGGTTTTCTGCTTTGGGGTTTGGAGCCCGGATCCCTCCCAAGTATGAG GTGTCCCACAACTTTGCCATCAATTTTGACCCCGAGGACGATGAGTGTGAAG GAATCCAGGGTGTGGTGGAGGCCTACCAGAACTGCCTGCCCCGGGTCCAGCTCTACGGCCCCACCAATGTGGCGCCCGTCATCTCCAAGGTGGCCTGCATGGCAGCAGCCGAGGAGCACACCGGGGAGGCCTCC CAATACTACATCCTGCTGATCCTGACGGACGGCGTGGTGACAGATATGGCAGACACGCGGGAGGCCATCGTGCGTGCCTCCCACCTGCCCATGTCCATCATCATCGTGGGGGTGGGCAATGCTGACTTCACCGACATGCATGTCCTGGATGGGGACGACGGTGTCCTGCGCTCCCCAAGGGGCGAGCCCGCACTCCGTGACATCGTGCAGTTCGTGCCCTTCCGGGAGCTCAAGAAT GCATCCCCAGCAGCGCTGGCCAAGTGTGTGCTGGCCGAGGTGCCCAAGCAGGTGGTGGAGTTCTACAGCCACAAGGAGCTGCCTCCGCGTGGCCTCGGCACCCACGCCCGAGCAGCCGGCCCAGGCTCAGCCCCGTGA
- the CPNE7 gene encoding copine-7 isoform X2, translating to MSAGSERGAAAAPGVVPAPCASKVELRLSCRHLLDRDPLTKSDPRVVLLLQAQGQWVQVDRTEVVRSSLHPVFSKVFTLDYYFEEVQRLRFEVYDTHGPSSLSCQDDDFLGGMECTLGQIVAQKKMTRALLLKFGRHAGKSTITVIAEDISRNNGYVELSFRARKLDDKDLFSKSDPFLELYRINDDQSEQLVYRTEVVKNNLSPVWEPFKVSLSSLCSCEEARTLKCLVWDYDSRGKHDFIGEFSTTFEEMQKAFREDQAQWDCVNAKYKQKKRNYKNSGVVILADLKVAIDFTASNGDPRNSRSLHYINPFQPNEYLQALVAVGEICQDYDSDKRFSALGFGARIPPKYEVSHNFAINFDPEDDECEGIQGVVEAYQNCLPRVQLYGPTNVAPVISKVACMAAAEEHTGEASQYYILLILTDGVVTDMADTREAIVRASHLPMSIIIVGVGNADFTDMHVLDGDDGVLRSPRGEPALRDIVQFVPFRELKNASPAALAKCVLAEVPKQVVEFYSHKELPPRGLGTHARAAGPGSAP from the exons ATGAGCGCGGGCTCGGagcgcggggcggcggcggcccccggggtgGTGCCCGCGCCCTGCGCCTCGAAGGTGGAGCTGCGGCTGAGCTGCCGGCACCTGCTGGACCGCGACCCGCTCACCAAGTCCGACCCCCGCGTGGTGCTGCTGCTGCAGGCGCAGGGCCAGTGGGTGCAG GTGGACAGAACCGAGGTGGTCCGGAGCAGCCTGCACCCTGTGTTCTCCAAGGTCTTCACGCTCGACTACTATTTTGAGGAGGTGCAGAGGCTGCGCTTCGAGGTCTACGACACCCACGGGCCCAGCAGCCTCAGCTGTCAGGATGACGACTTCCTGGGGGGCATGGAGTGTACCTTGGGGCAG ATTGTGGCCCAGAAGAAGATGACCCGGGCACTGTTGCTGAAGTTTGGCAGGCACGCCGGCAAGTCCACCATCACG GTGATCGCCGAGGACATCTCCAGGAACAACGGCTACGTGGAACTCTCCTTCCGGGCCAGGAAGCTGGACGACAAG GATCTCTTCAGCAAGTCTGACCCCTTCCTGGAGCTGTACCGGATCAACGACGACCAGAGCGAGCAGCTCGTGTACAGGACGGAG GTGGTGAAGAACAACCTCAGCCCAGTGTGGGAGCCCTTCAAGGTGTCGCTGAGCTCCCTGTGCAGCTGCGAGGAGGCGCGGACCCTGAAG TGCCTCGTCTGGGATTATGACTCCCGCGGGAAGCACGACTTCATTGGAGAATTCTCCACCACCTTTGAGGAGATGCAGAAGGCCTTCAGGGAGGACCAG GCCCAGTGGGACTGCGTGAACGCCAAGTACAAGCAGAAGAAGCGAAATTACAAGAACTCAGGTGTGGTCATCCTGGCAGACCTGAAG GTGGCCATCGACTTCACGGCCTCCAATGGCGACCCCCGGAACAGCCGCTCCCTGCACTACATCAACCCCTTCCAGCCCAACGAGTACCTGCAGGCGCTGGTGGCCGTGGGCGAGATCTGCCAGGACTATGACAG CGACAAGAGGTTTTCTGCTTTGGGGTTTGGAGCCCGGATCCCTCCCAAGTATGAG GTGTCCCACAACTTTGCCATCAATTTTGACCCCGAGGACGATGAGTGTGAAG GAATCCAGGGTGTGGTGGAGGCCTACCAGAACTGCCTGCCCCGGGTCCAGCTCTACGGCCCCACCAATGTGGCGCCCGTCATCTCCAAGGTGGCCTGCATGGCAGCAGCCGAGGAGCACACCGGGGAGGCCTCC CAATACTACATCCTGCTGATCCTGACGGACGGCGTGGTGACAGATATGGCAGACACGCGGGAGGCCATCGTGCGTGCCTCCCACCTGCCCATGTCCATCATCATCGTGGGGGTGGGCAATGCTGACTTCACCGACATGCATGTCCTGGATGGGGACGACGGTGTCCTGCGCTCCCCAAGGGGCGAGCCCGCACTCCGTGACATCGTGCAGTTCGTGCCCTTCCGGGAGCTCAAGAAT GCATCCCCAGCAGCGCTGGCCAAGTGTGTGCTGGCCGAGGTGCCCAAGCAGGTGGTGGAGTTCTACAGCCACAAGGAGCTGCCTCCGCGTGGCCTCGGCACCCACGCCCGAGCAGCCGGCCCAGGCTCAGCCCCGTGA
- the CPNE7 gene encoding copine-7 isoform X3 — protein sequence MSAGSERGAAAAPGVVPAPCASKVELRLSCRHLLDRDPLTKSDPRVVLLLQAQGQWVQVDRTEVVRSSLHPVFSKVFTLDYYFEEVQRLRFEVYDTHGPSSLSCQDDDFLGGMECTLGQIVAQKKMTRALLLKFGRHAGKSTITVIAEDISRNNGYVELSFRARKLDDKDLFSKSDPFLELYRINDDQSEQLVYRTEVVKNNLSPVWEPFKVSLSSLCSCEEARTLKKAFREDQAQWDCVNAKYKQKKRNYKNSGVVILADLKFHRVYSFLDYIMGGCQIHFTVAIDFTASNGDPRNSRSLHYINPFQPNEYLQALVAVGEICQDYDSDKRFSALGFGARIPPKYEVSHNFAINFDPEDDECEGIQGVVEAYQNCLPRVQLYGPTNVAPVISKVACMAAAEEHTGEASQYYILLILTDGVVTDMADTREAIVRASHLPMSIIIVGVGNADFTDMHVLDGDDGVLRSPRGEPALRDIVQFVPFRELKNASPAALAKCVLAEVPKQVVEFYSHKELPPRGLGTHARAAGPGSAP from the exons ATGAGCGCGGGCTCGGagcgcggggcggcggcggcccccggggtgGTGCCCGCGCCCTGCGCCTCGAAGGTGGAGCTGCGGCTGAGCTGCCGGCACCTGCTGGACCGCGACCCGCTCACCAAGTCCGACCCCCGCGTGGTGCTGCTGCTGCAGGCGCAGGGCCAGTGGGTGCAG GTGGACAGAACCGAGGTGGTCCGGAGCAGCCTGCACCCTGTGTTCTCCAAGGTCTTCACGCTCGACTACTATTTTGAGGAGGTGCAGAGGCTGCGCTTCGAGGTCTACGACACCCACGGGCCCAGCAGCCTCAGCTGTCAGGATGACGACTTCCTGGGGGGCATGGAGTGTACCTTGGGGCAG ATTGTGGCCCAGAAGAAGATGACCCGGGCACTGTTGCTGAAGTTTGGCAGGCACGCCGGCAAGTCCACCATCACG GTGATCGCCGAGGACATCTCCAGGAACAACGGCTACGTGGAACTCTCCTTCCGGGCCAGGAAGCTGGACGACAAG GATCTCTTCAGCAAGTCTGACCCCTTCCTGGAGCTGTACCGGATCAACGACGACCAGAGCGAGCAGCTCGTGTACAGGACGGAG GTGGTGAAGAACAACCTCAGCCCAGTGTGGGAGCCCTTCAAGGTGTCGCTGAGCTCCCTGTGCAGCTGCGAGGAGGCGCGGACCCTGAAG AAGGCCTTCAGGGAGGACCAG GCCCAGTGGGACTGCGTGAACGCCAAGTACAAGCAGAAGAAGCGAAATTACAAGAACTCAGGTGTGGTCATCCTGGCAGACCTGAAG TTCCACAGGGTCTATTCTTTCCTGGACTATATCATGGGCGGCTGCCAGATCCACTTCACC GTGGCCATCGACTTCACGGCCTCCAATGGCGACCCCCGGAACAGCCGCTCCCTGCACTACATCAACCCCTTCCAGCCCAACGAGTACCTGCAGGCGCTGGTGGCCGTGGGCGAGATCTGCCAGGACTATGACAG CGACAAGAGGTTTTCTGCTTTGGGGTTTGGAGCCCGGATCCCTCCCAAGTATGAG GTGTCCCACAACTTTGCCATCAATTTTGACCCCGAGGACGATGAGTGTGAAG GAATCCAGGGTGTGGTGGAGGCCTACCAGAACTGCCTGCCCCGGGTCCAGCTCTACGGCCCCACCAATGTGGCGCCCGTCATCTCCAAGGTGGCCTGCATGGCAGCAGCCGAGGAGCACACCGGGGAGGCCTCC CAATACTACATCCTGCTGATCCTGACGGACGGCGTGGTGACAGATATGGCAGACACGCGGGAGGCCATCGTGCGTGCCTCCCACCTGCCCATGTCCATCATCATCGTGGGGGTGGGCAATGCTGACTTCACCGACATGCATGTCCTGGATGGGGACGACGGTGTCCTGCGCTCCCCAAGGGGCGAGCCCGCACTCCGTGACATCGTGCAGTTCGTGCCCTTCCGGGAGCTCAAGAAT GCATCCCCAGCAGCGCTGGCCAAGTGTGTGCTGGCCGAGGTGCCCAAGCAGGTGGTGGAGTTCTACAGCCACAAGGAGCTGCCTCCGCGTGGCCTCGGCACCCACGCCCGAGCAGCCGGCCCAGGCTCAGCCCCGTGA
- the CPNE7 gene encoding copine-7 isoform X5 produces MECTLGQIVAQKKMTRALLLKFGRHAGKSTITVIAEDISRNNGYVELSFRARKLDDKDLFSKSDPFLELYRINDDQSEQLVYRTEVVKNNLSPVWEPFKVSLSSLCSCEEARTLKCLVWDYDSRGKHDFIGEFSTTFEEMQKAFREDQAQWDCVNAKYKQKKRNYKNSGVVILADLKFHRVYSFLDYIMGGCQIHFTVAIDFTASNGDPRNSRSLHYINPFQPNEYLQALVAVGEICQDYDSDKRFSALGFGARIPPKYEVSHNFAINFDPEDDECEGIQGVVEAYQNCLPRVQLYGPTNVAPVISKVACMAAAEEHTGEASQYYILLILTDGVVTDMADTREAIVRASHLPMSIIIVGVGNADFTDMHVLDGDDGVLRSPRGEPALRDIVQFVPFRELKNASPAALAKCVLAEVPKQVVEFYSHKELPPRGLGTHARAAGPGSAP; encoded by the exons ATGGAGTGTACCTTGGGGCAG ATTGTGGCCCAGAAGAAGATGACCCGGGCACTGTTGCTGAAGTTTGGCAGGCACGCCGGCAAGTCCACCATCACG GTGATCGCCGAGGACATCTCCAGGAACAACGGCTACGTGGAACTCTCCTTCCGGGCCAGGAAGCTGGACGACAAG GATCTCTTCAGCAAGTCTGACCCCTTCCTGGAGCTGTACCGGATCAACGACGACCAGAGCGAGCAGCTCGTGTACAGGACGGAG GTGGTGAAGAACAACCTCAGCCCAGTGTGGGAGCCCTTCAAGGTGTCGCTGAGCTCCCTGTGCAGCTGCGAGGAGGCGCGGACCCTGAAG TGCCTCGTCTGGGATTATGACTCCCGCGGGAAGCACGACTTCATTGGAGAATTCTCCACCACCTTTGAGGAGATGCAGAAGGCCTTCAGGGAGGACCAG GCCCAGTGGGACTGCGTGAACGCCAAGTACAAGCAGAAGAAGCGAAATTACAAGAACTCAGGTGTGGTCATCCTGGCAGACCTGAAG TTCCACAGGGTCTATTCTTTCCTGGACTATATCATGGGCGGCTGCCAGATCCACTTCACC GTGGCCATCGACTTCACGGCCTCCAATGGCGACCCCCGGAACAGCCGCTCCCTGCACTACATCAACCCCTTCCAGCCCAACGAGTACCTGCAGGCGCTGGTGGCCGTGGGCGAGATCTGCCAGGACTATGACAG CGACAAGAGGTTTTCTGCTTTGGGGTTTGGAGCCCGGATCCCTCCCAAGTATGAG GTGTCCCACAACTTTGCCATCAATTTTGACCCCGAGGACGATGAGTGTGAAG GAATCCAGGGTGTGGTGGAGGCCTACCAGAACTGCCTGCCCCGGGTCCAGCTCTACGGCCCCACCAATGTGGCGCCCGTCATCTCCAAGGTGGCCTGCATGGCAGCAGCCGAGGAGCACACCGGGGAGGCCTCC CAATACTACATCCTGCTGATCCTGACGGACGGCGTGGTGACAGATATGGCAGACACGCGGGAGGCCATCGTGCGTGCCTCCCACCTGCCCATGTCCATCATCATCGTGGGGGTGGGCAATGCTGACTTCACCGACATGCATGTCCTGGATGGGGACGACGGTGTCCTGCGCTCCCCAAGGGGCGAGCCCGCACTCCGTGACATCGTGCAGTTCGTGCCCTTCCGGGAGCTCAAGAAT GCATCCCCAGCAGCGCTGGCCAAGTGTGTGCTGGCCGAGGTGCCCAAGCAGGTGGTGGAGTTCTACAGCCACAAGGAGCTGCCTCCGCGTGGCCTCGGCACCCACGCCCGAGCAGCCGGCCCAGGCTCAGCCCCGTGA